One Mercurialis annua linkage group LG3, ddMerAnnu1.2, whole genome shotgun sequence DNA window includes the following coding sequences:
- the LOC126671918 gene encoding protein NETWORKED 3C-like: protein MTLPLKNKKQQLVSMAKEAKDDDDNLSASFSWWSDSHNRPHNQSPWLKSIFSDLDDKIKTILNIIQDDGDSFTERAEIFYKRRPELLQILHDLHNSYHSLSQNYDQSPLQISTDVAGLQSDGQDEGYHHMTVSKLIEDNRRQQAELIRRNDEKRLVIKQLRAQVSRLMDDNRALMSRLPLPSYKVDLKRSESTSFSKIKGLNCIGNFHD, encoded by the exons ATGACCCTTCCTCTTAAGAATAAGAAACAACAACTAGTTTCCATGGCGAAGGAAGCCAAAGATGACGACGACAACTTGTCTGCTTCATTTTCATGGTGGTCAGATAGCCATAATCGTCCTCATAATCAATCTCCATGGCTAAAATCCATATTCTCag ATTTAGATGACAAGATTAAAACGATACTAAATATCATACAAGATGATGGAGATTCATTTACAGAAAGAGCTGAAATCTTTTACAAAAGAAGACCTGAACTTTTACAAATCTTGCATGATTTGCACAACTCATATCACTCCTTATCCCAAAACTACGACCAATCACCTCTACAAATCTCAACCGACGTCGCCGGTCTCCAATCGGACGGCCAGGATGAGGGGTATCATCATATGACGGTGTCGAAACTGATAGAAGATAATCGGAGACAGCAGGCTGAGCTGATAAGGAGAAATGATGAGAAGAGACTAGTAATTAAACAACTTCGTGCGCAGGTCAGTAGGCTAATGGATGATAATAGGGCATTGATGAGTCGTCTTCCTCTTCCGAGTTATAAGGTGGATTTGAAACGGAGCGAGTCGACTAGTTTCTCCAAGATCAAGGGACTCAATTGCATTGGCAACTTCCATGACTAA
- the LOC126671917 gene encoding RNA polymerase II C-terminal domain phosphatase-like 3: MFVVVTDFGSNCFNKVREHETELESETLDFSTMGNEEEEINNNNNSNSTNNNDNTEEVEDVEEGEISDTASVEEISAEDFNKQDAAEKSSISNKETTKQKEEEQGGNGNNNNGNGRVWTMSDLYRYQMGGGYVSGLYNLAWAQAVQSKPGKSSKPLNELLVEEVDENSKRSSSPSSSVNSNGMVNGHDNDSKEEGELEEGEIDFDMEPTEKVNNGTQNGDVPNSDDDHVMKFDGSEVEVFEKKLSGIREVLESVTVSESSRSFDEVCNKLCYALDGLREVVNEDNVPFKDDLKQLSLTSVGVLSSVFSSMNYKTKECYKDSFSRLLSLVNSCVPLLFTTEHAKEIEAFLPSLPSSGVCLSSISSEKEKETPISSMVNKRDNDVVGRTVIYDLSTMDKFSTDPSINNKANTSLEAPKPGVSIFKSRAVLLPLLDLHKDHDEDSLPSPTREAAPPLPVHRVSTQKLVLDSRNSRMHPYETDALKAVSSYQQKFSRSSFALNDMLPSPTPSEESGNEDGDIGGEVSSSSIVSNFKPANTLNLGQATGSIARSPSDGSGMAGVFISKSAPLSSTPSLTAKASAKSRDPRLRFVSTDSNASDQNHRSLPVDNAPKSEPVGGIINLKRQKSVDDPLADANSLKRHRNLLENSATVRDVKTAAGNGGWLEENDIVGPQTNQLVDNAKSNPWRTDSGGSCTSSSCGISSASISGIEQIPLAGISVPIGGEQVPLTGTNAAFIPDLLKNIAVNPTMLINILKMGQQQRLALEAQQKPIDSAKMTSHSTNSNSVLGTVPVQGAAIPQPSGTVMKTVQVPFQPVNQDELGKIRMKPRDPRRILHNNNLQRNGSMGSEHLKTNVTSSHISQETKDNPKLQKHDCQGGMKPVPSQPLAPPDISMPFTKSLKNIADIVSVSHASTSVPLGHQKVGSMPGVAAGACPQSAWLDVEHLFEGYNDKQKAAIQRERARRIDEQKKLFSARKLCLVLDLDHTLLNSAKFAEVDPAHDEILRKKEEQDREKPRRHIFRFPHMSMWTKLRPGIWNFLEKASKLYELHLYTMGNKLYATEMAKVLDPTGTLFNGRVLSRGDDGDPFDGDERVPKSKDLEGVLGMESDVVIIDDSVRVWPHNKLNLIVVERYIYFPCSRRQFGLPGPSLLEIDHDERPEDGTLACSLAVIERIHQNFFAHPSLDEADVRNILASEQRKILAGCRVVFSRVFPVGEANPHLHPLWQTAEQFGAVCTNQIDEQVTHVVANSLGTDKVNWALSTGRSVVYPGWVEASALLYRRANEQDFAVKT; the protein is encoded by the exons ATGTTTGTTGTTGTCACCGATTTTGGATCTAATTGTTTCAATAAAGTAAGAGAACACGAAACAGAATTGGAATCCGAAACCCTAGATTTTTCAACGATGGGGAACGAAGAAGAGgagattaataataataataacagtaATAGTactaataataatgataatacaGAAGAGGTAGAAGACGTTGAAGAAGGTGAAATATCCGATACGGCGTCGGTTGAAGAGATCAGTGCAGAAGATTTTAACAAGCAAGATGCGGCTGAAAAATCATCAATTAGTAATAAAGAGACAACGAAgcaaaaagaagaagaacaaggagGTAAcggtaataataataatggaaatgGAAGGGTATGGACGATGAGTGATCTGTACAGGTATCAGATGGGAGGTGGTTACGTGTCCGGTTTGTATAATCTTGCGTGGGCTCAAGCAGTACAGAGTAAACCTGGTAAAAGTAGTAAACCGTTAAATGAGTTGTTAGTTGAAGAAGTGGACGAGAATTCTAAGCGATCTTCTTCACCTTCGTCTTCTGTTAATAGTAATGGGATGGTTAATGGTCATGATAATGACAGTAAAGAAGAGGGGGAGTTAGAGGAAGGTGAGATTGATTTCGACATGGAACCCACTGAGAAAGTTAATAACGGGACTCAAAATGGGGATGTTCCGAATAGTGATGATGATCATGTAATGAAATTTGATGGGTCAGAGGTTGaggtttttgaaaagaaattgaGTGGAATTCGAGAAGTTTTGGAGAGTGTAACTGTGTCTGAATCTAGCAG ATCATTCGATGAAGTTTGCAATAAACTGTGCTATGCATTGGACGGCTTGCGGGAAGTTGTAAATGAAGATAATGTTCCCTTTAAAGATGATCTTAAGCAATTGTCATTAACTTCTGTTGGAGTTCTTAGTTCT GTTTTTTCCTCCATGAACTACAAAACCAAGGAATGTTATAAAGACAGTTTTTCAAG ACTTCTTTCCCTTGTAAATAGCTGTGTTCCTTTGCTCTTCACCACTGAGCATGCCAAAGAG ATAGAGGCCTTTCTCCCCTCTCTGCCTTCTTCTGGAGTTTGCTTGAGTTCTATATCTAGTGAAAAGGAGAAAGAAACACCGATTTCCAGCATGGTGAATAAGAGGGATAATGATGTCGTTGGTAGAACTGTAATTTATGATTTGAGTACTATGGATAAGTTTTCTACTGATCCATCTATTAACAATAAAGCAAACACGTCTCTTGAAGCTCCAAAACCGGGAGTATCTATTTTTAAGAGCAGAGCTGTTTTGCTCCCTTTGTTAGACCTTCACAAAGATCATGATGAAGATAGTCTTCCATCACCCACACGAGAAGCTGCACCTCCTCTACCTGTACATAGAGTATCAACACAAAAGTTGGTTCTTGACTCTCGAAATTCTAGAATGCATCCATATGAAACAGATGCACTAAAAGCCGTCTCTAGCTACCAGCAAAAGTTTAGTAGAAGCTCATTTGCTTTGAATGATATGCTTCCTAGCCCAACCCCTTCAGAGGAATCCGGAAATGAAGATGGCGATATAGGTGGTGAAGTTTCTAGCTCTTCAATTGTTAGTAACTTTAAACCTGCAAATACACTGAATTTAGGGCAGGCTACTGGTTCTATAGCTCGTTCTCCATCGGATGGTTCTGGTATGGCAGGAGTATTCATAAGTAAAAGTGCACCACTGAGTTCTACCCCTAGTTTAACTGCAAAAGCCTCAGCAAAGAGTCGAGACCCTAGGCTTCGGTTTGTTAGTACTGATTCCAACGCGTCGGACCAAAATCATCGCTCCTTGCCTGTGGACAATGCACCCAAATCTGAACCTGTTGGAGGAATCATTAATTTAAAAAGGCAGAAATCTGTTGATGATCCTCTTGCGGATGCCAATTCATTAAAAAGGCACAGGAATTTATTGGAAAATTCTGCAACCGTCAGGGATGTAAAAACCGCAGCTGGAAATGGTGGTTGGTTAGAGGAGAATGATATTGTTGGACCTCAAACAAATCAATTGGTAGACAATGCTAAATCTAATCCCTGGAGAACAGATAGTGGAGGTTCTTGTACTAGTAGTAGTTGTGGTATATCTAGTGCGAGTATTAGTGGAATTGAGCAGATACCACTTGCAGGAATTAGTGTACCTATTGGAGGTGAGCAGGTGCCTCTGACAGGTACCAATGCAGCATTTATACCTGATTTACTGAAAAATATTGCCGTAAATCCAACAATGCTGATAAATATACTGAAAATGGGACAACAACAAAGATTAGCATTAGAGGCTCAGCAGAAGCCTATTGATTCTGCCAAAATGACATCTCATTCTACGAATTCAAATTCAGTTCTGGGAACTGTACCTGTTCAGGGTGCTGCTATTCCGCAGCCCTCAGGGACTGTGATGAAAACAGTTCAGGTTCCATTTCAACCAGTTAATCAG GATGAATTGGGGAAAATTCGAATGAAACCACGGGATCCTCGTCGCATTCTCCACAACAATAATCTCCAAAGGAATGGGAGCATGGGATCTGagcatttaaaaacaaatgtaACCTCTTCACATATTAGCCAGGAGACTAAAGACAACCCGAAATTGCAAAAGCATGATTGTCAAGGAGGAATGAAGCCAGTGCCTTCACAACCTCTTGCTCCACCTGATATTTCCATGCCATTCACAAAGAGTTTGAAAAATATTGCTGATATCGTGTCTGTTTCCCATGCATCGACATCTGTACCGCTTGGTCATCAGAAGGTTGGTTCAATGCCTGGTGTTGCAGCTGGTGCTTGTCCACAGAGCGCATGGTTAGATGTTGAGCATCTCTTTGAAGGATATAATGACAAACAAAAAGCTGCTATACAAAGGGAGAGGGCAAGAAGGATAGATGAGCAAAAGAAATTGTTTTCTGCACGCAAGCTCTGTCTTGTTTTGGATCTAGATCATACACTTCTTAATTCAGCCAAG TTTGCTGAAGTTGACCCTGCGCATGATGAGATTTTGAGAAAGAAGGAAGAACAAGATCGCGAAAAACCACGGAGACATATATTTCGTTTTCCTCATATGAGCATGTGGACAAAATTGCGACCTGGGATTTGGAATTTCTTGGAAAAG GCTAGTAAACTGTATGAGCTGCATCTTTACACAATGGGGAACAAGCTGTATGCCACTGAAATGGCAAAAGTTCTGGATCCAACAGGGACTTTGTTCAATGGACGAGTTCTCTCTAGGGGCGATGATGGGGATCCCTTTGATGGTGACGAGAGGGTTCCCAAGAGCAAGGATCTTGAGGGGGTCCTCGGCATGGAGTCTGATGTTGTCATTATTGATGATTCCGTGAGAGTTTGGCCTCATAACAAGTTGAATTTGATTGTTGTGGAAAG GTACATATATTTTCCTTGTAGTAGACGGCAATTTGGGCTGCCTGGTCCTTCTCTTCTTGAAATTGACCATGACGAGAGACCAGAGGATGGGACTTTGGCTTGCTCATTGGCG GTTATTGAGAGAATACATCAGAACTTTTTCGCTCATCCCTCATTAGATGAAGCAGATGTTAGAAATATACTTGCATCAGAGCAGAGGAAGATTCTGGCGGGTTGCCGTGTTGTATTTAGCAGGGTTTTTCCAGTTGGCGAAGCCAATCCCCATCTACATCCGCTATGGCAGACTGCTGAACAGTTTGGTGCTGTCTGCACAAACCAGATAGACGAACAAGTGACTCACGTAGTTGCCAATTCTCTTGGTACTGACAAG GTAAATTGGGCTCTGTCTACTGGAAGATCTGTTGTCTATCCTGGCTG GGTTGAAGCATCAGCATTGCTTTACCGGAGGGCAAATGAGCAAGATTTTGCcgttaaaacataa